A window from Kovacikia minuta CCNUW1 encodes these proteins:
- a CDS encoding S1C family serine protease, with amino-acid sequence MTTSSYEGSSVLLALSNQLADIVELVGSSVVAVNARRRRSSSGVYWQQGIVVTADHTVNQDEEITVTLPDNRTLPATLVGRDAGTDLAVLRVDADGDLSSLKTAEIGDAATLKVVHMALAIARSHDSGTSASLGVISALSGSWRSWHGGRIDQFIRPSLAVYSGFSGSALVDTSGQVVGINTAGPRQSALTIPASTVNRVVNQLLQGGRIARGYLGLGMQPVRLPETLRRSLNLSQPSGVIVVSVEAEAPADKAGVLIGDILIALNTTPVNDVSDVHAKLDSDQVGKPLVAQIIRGGAIAEVTITIGERPTKEA; translated from the coding sequence ATGACAACGTCTTCTTACGAGGGTTCTAGTGTTTTGCTGGCGCTCTCAAATCAACTGGCAGATATTGTAGAACTGGTGGGTAGTTCCGTTGTAGCAGTGAATGCGCGACGGCGACGATCGTCCAGTGGTGTGTACTGGCAGCAGGGAATTGTTGTCACCGCAGACCACACCGTCAATCAGGATGAAGAGATCACGGTAACATTACCAGACAACCGCACCCTTCCTGCAACGCTGGTTGGCAGAGATGCAGGAACGGATCTGGCGGTGTTGCGTGTGGATGCGGATGGAGATCTCTCTTCTCTCAAAACCGCAGAAATTGGGGATGCGGCAACCCTCAAAGTAGTGCACATGGCGCTGGCGATCGCCCGCTCGCATGACAGTGGCACCAGTGCCAGTCTGGGGGTGATTAGCGCCCTCAGTGGCAGTTGGCGAAGTTGGCATGGGGGAAGGATTGACCAGTTTATTCGTCCGTCCCTAGCGGTCTATTCCGGCTTTTCTGGGAGTGCCCTGGTCGATACATCCGGACAAGTGGTCGGTATCAACACGGCAGGACCTCGCCAGAGTGCGTTAACCATTCCAGCTTCTACCGTCAATCGCGTGGTCAACCAACTGCTGCAAGGGGGACGAATTGCTCGCGGTTACCTGGGATTGGGCATGCAACCCGTGCGGCTCCCCGAAACGCTGCGTCGATCACTCAACCTTTCCCAGCCCAGCGGCGTGATTGTGGTCAGCGTTGAGGCTGAGGCTCCCGCGGACAAAGCGGGCGTTTTAATCGGCGATATTTTGATCGCTCTCAACACCACCCCTGTGAATGATGTCAGTGATGTGCACGCCAAACTCGATTCGGATCAGGTCGGCAAACCCCTCGTCGCCCAAATCATCCGGGGTGGGGCGATCGCTGAGGTCACCATCACCATTGGCGAAAGACCCACAAAGGAGGCGTAG
- a CDS encoding Uma2 family endonuclease: MTASLLHPSDQSTQRIILEGVSWKTYLALLKDMGDHRASLLAYDQGILEIIMPSGLHEIINRLLERMVIALTEELGMKIKGYGSTTLNREDLQRGVEPDSCFYIQNVDRILGRELDIEIDPPPDLAVEVDITSSSRRRFGIYLQLQIPEVWRYTQQKGLVIYQLQSDEYVECELSPTFPKISGAVLMQFLQRAETEDDNSVIRSLRQWIRDSVSY; the protein is encoded by the coding sequence ATGACGGCTTCTTTGCTTCATCCTTCTGATCAATCAACTCAGCGCATCATCCTGGAGGGAGTGTCCTGGAAAACTTACCTGGCATTACTCAAAGATATGGGCGACCACCGGGCATCTCTACTGGCTTACGATCAGGGAATCCTGGAGATTATTATGCCCTCAGGTTTACATGAGATTATCAATCGGCTTTTGGAGCGAATGGTTATAGCATTGACCGAAGAATTGGGCATGAAAATCAAAGGATACGGTTCAACCACCTTGAATCGAGAGGATTTGCAGCGGGGTGTTGAACCGGATTCCTGTTTTTATATTCAGAATGTCGATCGCATCCTGGGGCGAGAACTAGACATTGAGATCGATCCACCCCCCGATTTGGCAGTTGAAGTGGACATCACCAGTTCTTCAAGACGAAGATTTGGTATCTACTTACAACTTCAAATTCCAGAGGTTTGGCGCTACACCCAGCAAAAAGGGTTGGTGATTTACCAGTTGCAATCCGATGAGTATGTGGAATGCGAATTAAGCCCAACCTTTCCCAAGATCTCCGGAGCCGTGTTGATGCAATTCCTACAACGGGCGGAAACAGAAGACGACAACAGTGTGATTCGATCTCTGCGACAGTGGATTAGAGACTCTGTTTCTTACTAA
- a CDS encoding PhoH family protein, whose amino-acid sequence MKKTFVLDTNVLLHDPSAMLRFKDNDVVLPMTIIEELDRFKKQPEMTGRNARQASRKLDELRQQGHLIEGVAINGDGNLRVALCHRETLQELPTELTNGHGDNAILAVALELRRQSDYPVVLVSKDTNLRIKADALGLVAQDYETDKVDLEGLYTGIAEVMVEAEQIDQLFKQGGITLDRQFLPNEALTLIDLTNPSHTALAIVDGTTGKIVPLNKLPHSGISRIQPRNREQKFVLELLLRDSIQLVTLVGKAGTGKTLLAIAAGLQKVADERLYSRLLISRPVVPMGRDIGYLPGDVNEKLTPWMQPLYDNFDLIFGTQESSGKPSHWRHGHEELIERGLLQIEALTYIRGRTIPKQFLVVDEAQNLTPHEVKTILTRAGEGTKVVLTGDPDQIDNPYVDAASNGLTYVVEKFKEEAVAGHITLVKGERSNLAERATALL is encoded by the coding sequence ATGAAGAAAACCTTTGTTCTTGACACCAACGTGCTGCTCCACGACCCCTCGGCAATGTTGCGATTCAAGGACAATGATGTGGTGTTACCCATGACCATCATCGAAGAGTTGGATCGATTCAAGAAACAGCCAGAGATGACGGGACGTAACGCTCGACAGGCATCCCGCAAACTGGATGAATTGCGTCAGCAAGGACACTTGATCGAAGGGGTTGCCATTAATGGTGATGGTAACCTGCGCGTTGCATTGTGCCATCGGGAGACATTGCAGGAACTTCCCACGGAACTGACCAACGGTCACGGAGATAACGCAATTCTGGCAGTGGCACTGGAACTCAGACGGCAGTCAGACTATCCCGTCGTCCTCGTCAGCAAAGATACCAACCTGCGGATCAAGGCAGATGCATTAGGTTTAGTAGCGCAGGACTACGAAACCGATAAAGTTGACCTGGAAGGCCTGTATACGGGGATTGCAGAGGTGATGGTTGAAGCGGAGCAAATCGATCAACTGTTTAAACAGGGAGGCATTACCTTAGATAGGCAATTCCTGCCCAATGAAGCGTTAACCCTGATTGATCTGACGAATCCGTCCCATACTGCCTTGGCGATCGTTGATGGAACCACTGGCAAAATCGTGCCGCTGAACAAACTCCCCCACTCCGGCATTTCCCGGATTCAGCCGCGCAACCGGGAACAAAAATTTGTGTTGGAGCTACTGCTGCGAGATTCGATTCAGCTGGTGACGCTGGTGGGTAAAGCAGGGACGGGCAAAACCCTGTTGGCGATCGCGGCTGGCTTGCAAAAGGTCGCCGATGAACGGCTCTACAGTCGTCTCCTGATTTCCCGTCCCGTTGTGCCGATGGGGCGAGATATCGGCTATCTGCCAGGCGATGTCAACGAAAAGCTGACTCCCTGGATGCAGCCTCTTTACGACAACTTTGATTTGATTTTTGGAACCCAGGAATCGTCCGGCAAACCCAGTCATTGGCGGCACGGTCACGAAGAATTGATCGAACGCGGTTTACTTCAAATTGAAGCGCTCACCTATATTCGTGGTCGCACCATTCCCAAACAATTTCTGGTCGTGGATGAAGCCCAAAACCTCACGCCCCACGAAGTAAAAACGATCTTGACCCGTGCCGGAGAAGGCACCAAAGTCGTGCTTACTGGCGATCCAGACCAGATTGATAATCCCTACGTGGATGCTGCCAGTAACGGACTCACCTATGTGGTAGAGAAGTTTAAGGAAGAAGCCGTAGCGGGACACATCACGCTTGTCAAAGGGGAGCGATCGAATTTGGCAGAACGGGCAACGGCACTGCTTTGA
- a CDS encoding endonuclease dU translates to MDLETLLIQRRTIRAIGFDDAPFVRRAGQPVAIAGVVCAGTRFEGMVWGTVQPDGWDATDTLCQILTASKFLPQIHVVLLDGISLAGFNIINLPLLAETIQRPCVTVMRRSPNLDAVEYAIRRLPEPERRLEILRQAGAIYQYPPFYFQVWGARPEITAQVLQRLTDRGHVPEALRIAHLITSAVIKGESGRQA, encoded by the coding sequence ATGGATCTAGAAACCCTCCTGATTCAACGGCGCACCATTCGTGCGATCGGATTTGATGATGCTCCGTTTGTACGGAGAGCGGGTCAGCCTGTTGCGATTGCGGGTGTGGTTTGTGCTGGAACACGGTTTGAAGGAATGGTGTGGGGCACCGTGCAACCGGATGGTTGGGATGCGACTGACACACTCTGCCAAATTTTAACTGCAAGCAAATTCCTACCGCAGATCCATGTGGTATTGCTGGATGGTATTTCCCTGGCTGGGTTTAACATCATTAATCTGCCCCTGTTAGCAGAAACAATCCAGCGACCGTGTGTCACCGTCATGCGTCGATCGCCCAATTTAGATGCGGTGGAATATGCCATTCGCCGCTTACCCGAACCAGAACGTCGATTAGAAATTTTGCGGCAAGCAGGGGCGATTTACCAATATCCTCCCTTCTATTTTCAGGTTTGGGGTGCCCGTCCAGAAATTACCGCCCAGGTACTTCAGCGCTTAACCGATCGGGGGCATGTACCCGAAGCATTACGGATTGCGCACCTGATTACATCTGCCGTCATTAAGGGAGAAAGCGGACGGCAGGCGTAA
- the msrA gene encoding peptide-methionine (S)-S-oxide reductase MsrA produces the protein MEKATFGAGCFWGVEAAFRQVKGVVNTSVGYMGGHFENPIYLDVCARITGHAEVVQVEFDPSIVSYDALLTVFWEIHDPTSLNRQGPDRGEQYRSVIFFHTPEQKTAAQQSMQKLQTSGKYDKAIVTQIQPASTYWLAAEEHQQYFEKKSGTKSEKRD, from the coding sequence ATGGAAAAAGCTACATTTGGGGCAGGGTGTTTTTGGGGTGTAGAGGCAGCCTTTCGGCAGGTTAAAGGGGTTGTTAACACTTCTGTAGGATACATGGGGGGACATTTTGAAAACCCGATTTATCTGGATGTGTGTGCCCGCATTACAGGGCATGCGGAAGTGGTGCAGGTGGAATTTGATCCATCCATTGTGAGTTACGATGCTTTACTGACGGTTTTTTGGGAGATTCATGATCCAACCAGTTTGAATCGTCAGGGGCCAGATCGGGGAGAACAGTATCGATCGGTGATCTTCTTTCATACGCCCGAACAGAAAACCGCTGCACAGCAGTCTATGCAAAAGCTCCAGACCTCAGGAAAATATGACAAAGCGATTGTGACTCAAATTCAACCTGCTTCAACCTATTGGTTAGCGGCAGAGGAGCATCAGCAATATTTTGAGAAGAAGTCTGGTACGAAAAGCGAAAAAAGAGATTGA
- a CDS encoding UDP-N-acetylmuramoyl-tripeptide--D-alanyl-D-alanine ligase: MSCRATVAQLSEILGATLVNPSNIVGSIPAAGITTDTRSLQPGEVFLALRGEKFDGHNFIGTAVDKGAIAAIVDAQFPVLDFGFDGQNSKFSLLQVSDTLQAYQAIARWWRDQFTIPVIAITGSVGKTTTKELIAAVLSTPHTPHPTPHILKSQANYNNEIGVPKTLLQLSPEHDYAVIEMGMRGLGEIALLTQIARPDIAVITNVGTAHIERLGSEAAIAQAKCELLAEMPPSGIAILNHDNPRLMKTAATVWQGKTLTFGLEGGDIHGQLINPEVLVVENHSFPLPLPGRHNAINYLAALAVAKAVGIDWSLLTHGITVDLPSGRAQRHELPEDVVILDETYNAGLESMLASLQMLAETPGQRRIAVLGTMKELGERSPEFHQKVGARVQQLNLDGLLILADEAEAEAMAAGSTPLAAERFATHADVVTRLKELVKPGDRLLFKASRAVGMDRVVEQFRKEFRS, translated from the coding sequence ATGTCCTGCCGTGCTACTGTGGCTCAATTGAGCGAAATTCTGGGTGCAACTCTAGTCAATCCATCTAATATCGTTGGATCAATCCCCGCAGCAGGGATCACCACAGATACTCGATCGCTTCAGCCAGGAGAAGTGTTTCTGGCACTGCGGGGCGAAAAATTTGATGGACACAACTTTATCGGTACTGCTGTAGACAAAGGCGCGATCGCAGCGATCGTGGATGCTCAGTTCCCAGTTTTGGATTTTGGATTCGATGGGCAAAATTCAAAATTTTCGCTTCTGCAAGTTTCCGATACCCTTCAGGCATACCAGGCGATCGCCCGTTGGTGGCGTGATCAGTTCACTATTCCCGTTATTGCCATCACCGGATCAGTGGGCAAAACCACCACGAAAGAACTGATCGCGGCTGTCCTCTCCACACCCCACACCCCACACCCCACACCCCACATTCTTAAAAGTCAGGCAAATTACAACAATGAAATTGGTGTCCCCAAAACTTTGTTGCAACTAAGCCCAGAGCATGATTACGCAGTGATTGAAATGGGGATGCGAGGACTGGGAGAAATTGCCCTGCTGACCCAGATTGCCCGCCCGGATATTGCAGTCATCACTAACGTTGGAACTGCTCACATCGAGCGATTGGGGTCTGAAGCAGCGATCGCCCAGGCCAAATGTGAACTGCTTGCCGAAATGCCCCCATCAGGGATTGCTATTCTCAACCATGACAATCCACGGTTGATGAAAACAGCGGCGACGGTCTGGCAGGGAAAAACGCTCACCTTTGGGTTAGAGGGCGGCGACATCCACGGACAATTAATCAATCCAGAAGTTCTTGTTGTTGAAAATCATTCCTTCCCGTTGCCCTTACCTGGACGGCACAACGCCATCAATTACCTGGCAGCACTGGCAGTTGCAAAAGCGGTGGGAATTGATTGGTCATTGCTAACCCATGGGATAACGGTTGATTTACCATCCGGACGGGCACAACGGCACGAACTGCCAGAAGACGTGGTAATTCTGGATGAAACCTACAATGCTGGGCTGGAATCGATGCTGGCATCCCTTCAGATGTTGGCTGAAACTCCAGGGCAACGCCGAATTGCCGTTCTGGGTACGATGAAAGAATTAGGAGAGCGATCACCCGAATTTCATCAAAAGGTTGGTGCCCGTGTTCAACAACTTAACCTGGATGGGTTGCTGATCCTGGCAGATGAGGCAGAAGCAGAAGCGATGGCAGCAGGTTCTACGCCTCTTGCTGCCGAACGCTTTGCCACCCATGCCGACGTTGTTACCCGCCTAAAGGAACTGGTTAAACCCGGCGATCGTCTCCTGTTCAAAGCTTCCCGCGCCGTTGGGATGGATCGGGTTGTGGAGCAGTTCCGTAAAGAGTTCAGGAGTTAG
- a CDS encoding ISKra4 family transposase (programmed frameshift), whose protein sequence is MTPEEKQELDQHIQGIAKILYGDADKSRMTNLGEIEKVIREQLQEHVSPQIGGFFIGSVTETTEGYNRTLKSILGQLRISSEQAQALGVGKGKQLSPYLEECCLRSSANVSYAHAEEDVAVMTGIRVSAKTQQRLVQGHPFPMPTVEVENPITETRVDGGKVRLRTPVGEPSSWRDDKAIDTNAGVVANFQNNSDLIDWVNHHPLASLVTCLGDGHDGVWNIVAQIAVPEQRREILDWYHLKENLHKVGGSIKRLQQAETLLWQGKVDQTITLLADLKRKQAHNFCQYLKKHRHRIVNYAYYQAEEICSIGSGGVESAIKQIDRRVQISGAQWNPQNVPQVLAHRTTYLNGLFSL, encoded by the exons ATGACACCTGAAGAGAAGCAAGAACTGGATCAGCATATTCAAGGGATAGCCAAAATTCTGTATGGCGATGCTGATAAAAGCCGCATGACGAATCTAGGTGAGATTGAAAAAGTGATTCGAGAGCAACTTCAGGAGCACGTTAGCCCCCAAATCGGAG GTTTTTTTATTGGCAGCGTTACAGAAACAACTGAAGGATACAACCGCACCCTAAAAAGCATTCTGGGTCAGCTTCGGATCAGCAGTGAACAAGCTCAAGCCTTAGGGGTGGGTAAAGGTAAACAACTCAGTCCCTACTTGGAGGAATGCTGTTTGCGCTCAAGTGCCAATGTGAGCTACGCCCATGCCGAAGAAGACGTTGCTGTGATGACGGGGATTAGAGTCAGCGCCAAGACGCAACAGCGCTTAGTGCAAGGGCATCCCTTTCCGATGCCAACGGTGGAAGTCGAGAACCCGATTACCGAAACCCGTGTCGATGGTGGCAAAGTCCGATTGCGAACCCCTGTGGGTGAACCCTCTAGCTGGCGAGACGACAAAGCCATCGACACCAATGCTGGAGTGGTGGCGAATTTCCAAAACAATTCAGACCTGATTGACTGGGTGAATCACCACCCCTTAGCATCGCTTGTTACCTGTCTGGGCGATGGTCACGATGGGGTTTGGAATATCGTTGCCCAAATTGCTGTCCCAGAGCAACGACGGGAAATTCTCGATTGGTATCATCTCAAGGAGAATCTCCACAAAGTCGGTGGCTCAATCAAGCGCTTGCAGCAAGCAGAAACACTCCTATGGCAAGGCAAAGTAGATCAAACAATCACTCTATTGGCTGACCTCAAACGCAAGCAGGCCCACAATTTCTGTCAGTACCTAAAGAAACATCGCCATCGCATTGTCAATTATGCTTACTATCAAGCTGAAGAAATTTGTTCTATCGGTTCAGGTGGTGTGGAATCTGCCATCAAACAGATCGACCGACGCGTTCAGATTTCTGGCGCACAGTGGAATCCACAGAACGTTCCTCAAGTGCTAGCTCATCGGACTACCTATCTCAACGGTTTATTCTCTCTATAA
- a CDS encoding Txe/YoeB family addiction module toxin: MNWSEAQSYFFDAGAFEDFTELAQLDKKLHKKILELLKDIDRSPFAGLGKPEPLKHDLSGFWSRRINDEHRLIYTVTDDEIIVAACKYHYEV, encoded by the coding sequence ATGAACTGGAGTGAAGCGCAGAGTTATTTTTTTGATGCAGGTGCTTTTGAGGACTTCACCGAATTGGCGCAACTCGATAAGAAGCTCCATAAGAAGATTCTGGAACTGCTGAAAGACATCGATCGCTCTCCGTTTGCAGGTTTAGGCAAGCCTGAACCCCTCAAGCACGACTTAAGCGGCTTCTGGTCACGCCGGATTAATGATGAGCATCGGTTGATATATACCGTGACAGACGATGAAATTATCGTTGCTGCTTGCAAATATCACTATGAAGTCTAA
- a CDS encoding Rpn family recombination-promoting nuclease/putative transposase → MFDNICKFLAETFPTDFATWLLGEPITLTELSPSELSLEPIRADALILLQSDQVVLHLEFQTQPKPDIPFRLIDYRLRVYRRFPHKRMRQVVIYLQPTTSDRVQQTTFVLESTRHEFEVIRLWEQPTRAFLQAPGLLPFAVLSQTSDRISTLQQVAQEIDQIADSRLQGNVAASTFILAGLLLEQEVIQQVLRRDVMQESVTYQAIKAEGRQEGRQEGRQEGRQEGERSLVLRLLTRRVGEIPETLRSHIETLSLEQLENLGEALLDFKTIVDLEVWFRALN, encoded by the coding sequence ATGTTCGATAACATCTGCAAGTTCCTGGCAGAAACCTTCCCCACCGACTTCGCCACCTGGCTCCTGGGAGAACCGATTACGCTGACAGAGCTAAGCCCGTCGGAACTCTCACTAGAACCGATTCGCGCTGACGCCCTGATCTTGCTGCAATCGGATCAAGTAGTTTTGCATCTGGAGTTCCAAACCCAACCGAAGCCAGACATCCCCTTTCGCCTGATTGACTACCGCCTGCGAGTCTATCGCCGCTTTCCCCACAAACGGATGCGGCAAGTGGTGATTTATTTGCAACCCACCACCTCCGATCGGGTGCAGCAAACGACCTTTGTGCTGGAAAGCACGCGCCATGAGTTTGAGGTGATCCGATTGTGGGAGCAGCCCACTCGTGCCTTTCTCCAGGCTCCTGGACTATTGCCCTTTGCGGTGTTGAGTCAGACGAGCGATCGCATTAGCACCCTCCAACAGGTTGCTCAGGAGATTGATCAGATTGCTGATTCTCGTTTGCAGGGCAATGTGGCAGCATCCACGTTTATCCTCGCTGGGCTACTATTGGAGCAAGAAGTCATTCAACAAGTCTTGCGGAGGGATGTCATGCAAGAGTCTGTGACCTATCAAGCGATTAAAGCAGAAGGACGACAAGAAGGGCGACAAGAAGGACGACAGGAAGGACGACAAGAAGGAGAACGATCGCTGGTTCTGCGGCTGCTGACTCGCCGGGTTGGAGAGATCCCAGAAACGCTGCGATCGCACATTGAAACCTTGTCATTGGAGCAATTAGAGAACCTGGGCGAAGCCCTGTTGGATTTCAAGACGATCGTCGATTTAGAAGTCTGGTTCAGGGCATTGAACTAG
- a CDS encoding Uma2 family endonuclease — protein MVQTPAKSLTLEEFLKRPETKPASEYIKGQIIQKPMPQGKHSTVQRELTFAVDRPLRDKQIARAFPELRCTFGGRSTVPDVAVFTWDRIPRDENGKVLNSFEIPPDWTIEILSPDQSPTRVIRNILHCLDHGTQMGWLIDPDEEVVFVYFGDRTVRVFDIAEQLLPVPSFATDIQLTVGELFSWLAE, from the coding sequence ATGGTTCAAACCCCCGCTAAGTCCCTGACGCTAGAAGAGTTTTTGAAACGACCTGAAACCAAACCTGCCAGTGAGTATATCAAAGGTCAAATCATTCAGAAGCCAATGCCACAGGGAAAACATAGTACTGTTCAGCGAGAGTTAACCTTTGCCGTCGATCGTCCCTTGCGAGACAAGCAGATTGCTCGTGCTTTCCCTGAGCTACGCTGCACCTTTGGGGGGCGCTCAACCGTTCCAGATGTAGCTGTGTTTACCTGGGATCGAATTCCGCGTGATGAAAATGGTAAGGTTTTGAACTCGTTTGAGATTCCTCCCGATTGGACGATTGAAATTCTGTCTCCGGATCAAAGTCCCACTAGAGTGATCAGAAATATCTTGCACTGTCTCGACCACGGAACTCAGATGGGTTGGTTGATTGACCCAGACGAGGAAGTCGTGTTTGTTTACTTTGGCGATCGCACGGTACGAGTGTTTGATATTGCAGAGCAGCTTTTACCCGTGCCATCGTTTGCGACCGATATTCAGTTGACAGTTGGAGAGCTGTTTAGCTGGTTAGCGGAGTAG
- a CDS encoding DUF4351 domain-containing protein, translating to MAASTFILAGLLLEQEVIQQVLRRDVMQESVAYQAIKAEGRQEGRQEGRQEGERSLVLRLLTRRVGEIPETLRSHIETLSLEQLENLGEALLDFKTIVDLEIWLKALDSFIACPD from the coding sequence GTGGCAGCATCCACGTTTATCCTCGCTGGGCTACTATTGGAGCAAGAAGTCATTCAACAAGTCTTGCGGAGGGATGTCATGCAAGAGTCTGTGGCCTATCAAGCGATTAAAGCAGAAGGACGACAGGAAGGACGACAGGAAGGACGACAAGAAGGAGAACGATCGCTGGTTCTGCGACTGCTGACTCGCCGGGTTGGAGAGATCCCAGAAACGCTGCGATCGCACATTGAAACCTTGTCATTGGAGCAATTAGAGAACCTGGGCGAAGCCCTATTGGATTTCAAGACGATCGTCGATTTAGAAATCTGGCTTAAGGCATTGGACAGTTTTATTGCCTGTCCTGATTGA
- a CDS encoding helicase HerA-like domain-containing protein has translation MQNPLLEAIATMSNPLLIAKGDPLKVGKECLILPSMANRHGLVAGATGTGKTVTLQVIAERFSKIGVPVFLADIKGDLSGISQTGVEKPKIGDRLQQLGLTDFQFASCPVEFWDVFGEQGHPLRTTISEMGPLLLSRLLNLNNTQEGVLNIAFKIADDTGLLLTDLKDLRALIQYAGDNAKQFKTEYGNISAASVGAIQRGLLTLEQQGADKFLGEPALDLMDLLRMDANGHGVVNILAADRLMQSPKLYATFLLWLLSELFEQLPEEGDLDKPKLLFFFDEAHLLFDNAPDALQDKIEQVVRLIRSKGVGVYFCTQNPMDIPAKVLGQLGNRVQHALRAFTPVDQKAVKAVANTFRSNPMLKVEQVITELSTGEALVSFLDDQGAPGMVEQAYILPPFSQIGAITPEQRQQIIQNSVLYGHYKEEDDRESAYEVLKQKTETAARLADATAAKVAAEKQAEIERKQAEKEAALTQKQAEKAAAAQAKEEARIAREREKLLMDIAGNAGRAVGGSFGKSIARGVLGGILGSSGSRRRR, from the coding sequence TTGCAGAATCCTTTACTGGAAGCGATCGCCACCATGTCTAACCCTCTGCTTATTGCCAAGGGAGACCCACTCAAAGTCGGCAAGGAATGTCTCATCTTGCCCTCCATGGCAAACCGTCATGGGTTGGTTGCTGGCGCAACGGGAACTGGAAAAACCGTTACACTGCAAGTGATTGCAGAGCGCTTCAGCAAAATTGGGGTGCCTGTTTTCCTGGCGGATATCAAAGGGGATTTGTCCGGCATCAGTCAGACAGGAGTAGAGAAACCTAAAATTGGCGATCGCCTCCAACAGCTGGGTTTAACCGACTTTCAATTTGCAAGTTGTCCCGTTGAATTCTGGGATGTTTTCGGTGAACAGGGGCATCCACTCCGTACCACTATCTCTGAGATGGGACCGTTACTGCTATCCCGTCTGCTAAACCTGAACAACACGCAGGAAGGTGTCCTCAATATTGCCTTCAAAATTGCGGATGATACGGGCTTGTTGCTGACTGATCTCAAAGATTTACGGGCACTCATCCAATACGCGGGCGACAATGCCAAACAATTTAAAACCGAGTACGGCAACATCTCGGCTGCCAGTGTGGGCGCAATTCAACGCGGACTCCTGACCCTGGAGCAACAAGGGGCAGACAAATTTTTGGGTGAACCTGCACTTGATTTGATGGATTTGCTTCGGATGGATGCCAATGGTCATGGAGTGGTTAACATTCTGGCTGCCGATCGGTTAATGCAATCTCCCAAGCTCTATGCCACCTTTTTGCTCTGGTTGCTATCGGAATTGTTTGAGCAGTTACCCGAAGAGGGGGATTTAGATAAACCGAAGCTACTCTTCTTCTTCGATGAAGCGCATCTTTTGTTTGACAATGCCCCCGATGCTTTGCAAGACAAAATCGAGCAGGTTGTGCGGTTAATTCGTTCTAAAGGCGTCGGTGTTTATTTCTGTACTCAAAACCCGATGGATATCCCGGCAAAAGTGCTGGGGCAACTGGGAAATCGGGTTCAACACGCTCTGCGAGCGTTTACACCTGTAGACCAAAAGGCAGTGAAAGCGGTAGCGAATACCTTTCGCTCAAACCCAATGCTGAAGGTGGAACAGGTCATTACGGAACTCAGTACAGGTGAAGCGCTGGTCTCCTTTTTGGATGATCAGGGCGCGCCAGGAATGGTAGAGCAGGCTTACATCCTGCCACCTTTTAGTCAGATTGGAGCCATCACTCCTGAGCAGCGTCAGCAAATCATTCAGAATTCGGTGCTGTACGGTCATTATAAAGAAGAGGACGATCGCGAGTCAGCCTACGAAGTTCTCAAACAAAAAACGGAAACTGCTGCCAGATTAGCTGACGCAACCGCAGCAAAAGTAGCAGCGGAGAAACAGGCAGAAATTGAACGCAAGCAAGCCGAGAAAGAAGCGGCTCTGACACAGAAACAGGCAGAGAAAGCCGCCGCTGCCCAGGCGAAAGAAGAAGCCCGAATTGCAAGGGAGCGGGAAAAACTGCTGATGGATATTGCTGGGAATGCGGGACGAGCGGTGGGAGGTTCCTTTGGCAAGAGCATTGCCCGTGGCGTTTTGGGCGGCATCCTGGGAAGTAGTGGCAGTCGCAGAAGGCGTTAG